A region of Buchnera aphidicola (Nurudea yanoniella) DNA encodes the following proteins:
- the prmC gene encoding peptide chain release factor N(5)-glutamine methyltransferase gives MNIESWLNMALLKLKHSGCQSPRLDSEVLANFVLKKNVSWLIRNNFYKIMSCDLKRLNSILKRRLNGEPVAYLVHKKEFWSLPFFVSKSTLIPRADTEILVEQALERLDDFLCKDILDLGTGCGCIALALASIKPYCKIIGIDRSQKSIYIAKKNAKILKLKNANFFCSNWFSSVYKKFDIIISNPPYIGLNEINYLSKELLFEPLTALISTENGLSSIRYIIENSKRYLKHAGWLLIEHSWMQKVRVQKLFKKNGFVNIMTYRDYSGNDRVTVGQKNM, from the coding sequence ATGAACATTGAATCTTGGCTCAATATGGCATTATTAAAATTAAAACATTCTGGATGTCAAAGTCCTAGATTAGATTCGGAAGTATTAGCAAATTTCGTCCTTAAAAAGAATGTTAGTTGGTTAATAAGAAATAATTTTTATAAAATAATGAGTTGTGATTTAAAACGATTAAATAGTATTCTCAAACGTAGATTAAATGGTGAACCAGTTGCATATTTAGTTCATAAGAAAGAGTTTTGGTCATTGCCTTTTTTTGTATCTAAATCTACATTAATACCTCGTGCGGATACTGAAATTTTAGTTGAACAAGCGCTAGAGCGTTTAGATGATTTTCTTTGTAAAGATATACTAGATTTAGGTACAGGATGTGGTTGCATAGCATTAGCATTAGCTAGTATAAAACCCTATTGTAAAATTATAGGGATAGATCGTTCTCAGAAATCAATTTATATAGCTAAAAAGAATGCAAAAATTTTAAAGTTAAAAAATGCTAATTTTTTTTGTAGTAATTGGTTTTCTTCTGTTTATAAAAAATTTGATATTATCATTAGTAATCCACCTTATATTGGTTTAAATGAAATAAATTATTTGAGTAAAGAACTATTATTTGAACCTCTTACAGCATTAATTTCTACAGAAAATGGACTGAGTTCCATACGTTATATAATAGAAAATTCTAAAAGATATTTGAAACATGCAGGTTGGTTATTAATAGAACATAGTTGGATGCAAAAGGTACGTGTACAAAAGTTATTTAAAAAAAATGGTTTTGTTAATATAATGACTTATCGAGATTATTCTGGAAATGATCGAGTTACAGTAGGACAAAAAAATATGTAA
- the sirB1 gene encoding invasion regulator SirB1 has product MTSSFDYDVSKLPLCESIISMLCLVRPDFPSHFVIEELNNKVAEAKLYIATEKEMYLKLKKLIELFYDRWKFGGATGVYKLSDVLWLDNVLQTRKGTAVSLGIILLHIAQKLCLPLMPVIFPTQLILRADEFNKKMWLINPFNGETLNEHILKVWLKGNISPTAELYENDLNKVKYLTVIQKMFDTLKNALMEEKEMELALNVSNVLLKINPNDPYEIRDRGLIYAQLECNHIALTDLIYFVEHCPEDPISEIIKVQIHSIEKQNIVLH; this is encoded by the coding sequence ATGACATCTTCTTTTGATTATGACGTTTCTAAATTGCCTTTATGTGAATCAATAATTTCTATGTTATGCCTTGTTCGACCGGATTTTCCATCTCATTTTGTGATTGAAGAATTGAATAATAAAGTAGCCGAAGCTAAATTATATATAGCAACTGAAAAAGAGATGTATTTAAAGTTAAAAAAATTAATAGAATTGTTTTATGATCGTTGGAAATTTGGTGGAGCTACTGGAGTTTATAAGTTATCTGATGTGTTATGGTTAGACAATGTTTTGCAAACTCGAAAAGGAACTGCAGTTTCATTAGGCATAATATTATTACATATTGCTCAAAAACTTTGTCTTCCCCTTATGCCGGTCATTTTTCCTACTCAACTTATTTTGCGTGCAGATGAGTTTAATAAAAAAATGTGGTTGATAAATCCATTTAATGGAGAAACTTTAAACGAACATATTTTAAAAGTATGGCTGAAAGGAAATATTAGCCCAACAGCAGAATTGTATGAAAATGATTTAAATAAAGTTAAATATTTAACTGTTATTCAAAAAATGTTTGATACGTTGAAGAACGCGTTGATGGAAGAAAAAGAAATGGAATTAGCATTAAATGTTAGCAATGTATTATTAAAAATAAATCCTAATGATCCTTATGAAATACGTGATCGAGGATTAATATATGCTCAATTGGAATGTAATCACATTGCATTAACTGATTTGATTTATTTTGTAGAACATTGCCCTGAAGATCCTATTAGTGAAATAATAAAAGTTCAAATTCATTCGATAGAGAAACAAAATATTGTTTTGCATTAA
- the nadE gene encoding ammonia-dependent NAD(+) synthetase, with product MNLQKKIIKTLGVKPIINPKYEIKRILNFIKTYLTKNKNIKTLVLGVSGGQDSTLTGKLCQLAVQELNAINNSTIYKLILLYLPYGKQIDEQDCQDAIDFIKPKITVNINIKNSVLSTENALKKSGIYISKRIHENNKARERMQMQYSVSGINNGIVVGTDHASEAVTGFFTKYGDGGSDINPISELNKKQGKLLLKELQCPSHLYLKKPRTYLEDTYPYKTDEEILGITYHKIDSYLEGKKIDKKSQLIIEKYYINTQHKRNMPITPNKLLKKYL from the coding sequence ATGAATTTGCAAAAAAAAATAATTAAAACTCTAGGTGTAAAACCTATAATTAATCCAAAATATGAAATTAAAAGAATATTAAATTTTATAAAAACATACTTAACAAAAAATAAAAATATAAAAACATTAGTTTTAGGAGTTAGTGGTGGGCAAGATTCTACACTAACTGGAAAATTATGTCAATTAGCTGTGCAAGAACTGAATGCTATTAACAATAGCACTATATATAAGCTTATTTTATTATATTTACCATATGGAAAACAAATCGACGAACAAGATTGTCAAGATGCAATAGACTTTATTAAGCCAAAAATAACAGTGAATATCAATATAAAGAACTCTGTACTAAGTACTGAAAACGCTTTAAAGAAATCAGGAATATATATATCTAAGCGCATACACGAAAATAACAAAGCTAGAGAAAGAATGCAAATGCAATACAGTGTTTCCGGAATAAATAACGGAATTGTCGTTGGAACTGATCACGCTTCTGAAGCTGTTACTGGATTCTTTACAAAATACGGAGATGGAGGATCAGATATTAATCCCATTTCTGAATTAAATAAAAAACAAGGAAAACTTTTATTAAAAGAACTACAATGTCCATCTCATCTTTATCTTAAAAAACCTAGAACTTATTTAGAAGATACATACCCATATAAAACAGACGAAGAAATATTAGGAATAACTTATCACAAAATTGATTCTTATTTAGAAGGAAAGAAAATTGATAAAAAAAGTCAATTAATAATCGAAAAATATTATATTAATACTCAACATAAACGTAACATGCCAATCACACCCAATAAACTATTAAAAAAATATTTATAA
- the pta gene encoding phosphate acetyltransferase — protein MKRTLMLIPVGTNIGLTTVSIGLIRKIQKNDFKIKFFKPIFNSFDGKESLDHTTKILKNMSSISCLHPIKVKNANNFLIPKYRQSILENILLKIDSEKKNNDILFLEGVCFRFSSFLSNIINYEIAQATNAEIIFLFTIRKNNIVDISNNMKIINECFLKKKYINIHGIIINEFKTINFDCEGNFINYFDMFNTIIKKDNNSSVNYDFLYKSYKIPILGYIPWYSKLIEPNLEKVSRYFKACLINQFNLNSLFVNSVVLYNKNSLLKNESNVLSRVILIVSLDNLHDLDDILDYVNQNNCINALFLIDSKEFYINSLKICINKKKICIPVFSIKYNLLQIIDLFKKFSFKISSKDSEKFEIIREYVSMHIHDNFISSLQNKNLYKYPVSPIVFIHNLKKLAKKKKKNILLPEGNELRIIKAASICVHQDIANCILLGNPNTIRKLAKLNGIELEPNIRILNPTLIRDKYIERYLQLRCKYKITTFQAKKILQDDSILSTLILESNEVDGLVSGSVNTTSNTILPALQLIKTSRNSSLISSVFFMLLPDRVLLYADCAVNPNPSASQLAEIAIQSANTALLFGIFPKIAMLSYATGSSSSGKKVENIRKATNIVRSSCPHFIVEGPIQYDAAIDNVVSQLKCPNSVINGEATVFIFPDLNSGNIAYKAVQRSTNIISIGPILQGIRKPVNDLSRGASVQDIVYTIAVTSVQSK, from the coding sequence TTGAAACGAACTTTAATGTTGATTCCTGTAGGAACAAATATTGGATTGACTACCGTGAGTATAGGATTAATTCGTAAGATACAAAAAAATGATTTTAAAATAAAATTTTTTAAGCCAATTTTTAACAGTTTCGATGGTAAAGAAAGTCTTGATCATACTACGAAAATTTTAAAGAATATGAGTTCTATTTCATGTCTTCATCCAATAAAAGTTAAAAATGCAAATAATTTTTTAATTCCGAAATATAGACAAAGTATATTAGAAAATATTTTGTTAAAGATAGATTCTGAAAAGAAAAATAATGATATTTTGTTTTTAGAAGGTGTATGTTTCCGATTTTCTTCTTTTTTATCAAATATAATTAATTATGAAATTGCACAAGCTACTAATGCAGAAATTATTTTTTTATTTACTATAAGAAAAAATAATATTGTTGATATTAGTAATAATATGAAAATTATTAACGAATGTTTTTTAAAGAAAAAATATATTAACATTCATGGAATTATAATTAATGAGTTTAAAACTATAAATTTTGATTGTGAAGGAAACTTTATAAATTATTTTGATATGTTTAATACTATAATAAAAAAAGATAATAACAGTAGTGTTAATTATGATTTTTTATATAAAAGTTATAAAATTCCAATATTAGGATATATTCCATGGTATTCAAAATTAATAGAACCAAATTTAGAAAAAGTATCTCGTTATTTCAAAGCATGTCTTATTAATCAGTTTAATTTAAATTCTTTATTTGTGAATTCAGTTGTTTTATATAATAAAAATAGTTTGCTTAAAAATGAAAGTAATGTTTTATCTCGTGTAATATTAATAGTTTCGTTAGATAATTTACATGATTTAGATGATATATTGGATTATGTCAATCAAAATAATTGCATAAATGCTTTATTTTTAATAGATAGTAAGGAATTTTATATAAATTCTTTAAAAATTTGTATCAATAAGAAGAAAATATGTATACCTGTATTTTCTATAAAGTATAATTTATTGCAAATAATAGATTTGTTTAAAAAGTTTTCTTTTAAAATATCTTCCAAAGATAGTGAAAAATTTGAAATAATACGCGAATATGTTTCGATGCATATTCATGATAATTTTATATCTTCTTTACAAAACAAGAATTTATATAAGTATCCAGTATCTCCTATTGTATTTATTCATAACTTAAAAAAACTAGCAAAAAAGAAAAAAAAAAATATTCTTCTTCCTGAGGGAAATGAACTTCGTATTATTAAAGCTGCTTCTATTTGTGTACATCAAGATATAGCAAATTGTATATTATTAGGAAATCCTAATACAATTAGGAAACTTGCTAAGTTAAATGGAATTGAATTAGAACCCAATATACGCATTTTAAATCCAACATTAATACGAGATAAATATATTGAAAGATATTTGCAACTTCGTTGTAAATATAAAATTACTACATTTCAAGCGAAAAAAATTCTTCAAGATGATTCGATTTTATCTACTTTAATATTAGAGTCTAACGAAGTTGATGGATTAGTTTCAGGATCTGTAAACACTACTTCTAATACTATTTTACCTGCTTTGCAATTGATTAAAACATCTAGAAATTCTTCTCTCATATCATCTGTTTTTTTTATGTTACTACCGGATCGTGTATTGTTATATGCAGATTGTGCAGTTAATCCTAATCCTAGTGCTAGTCAATTAGCGGAAATTGCTATTCAATCAGCTAATACTGCTTTATTATTTGGAATATTTCCTAAAATAGCAATGTTATCTTATGCTACAGGATCATCTAGCAGTGGAAAAAAAGTAGAAAATATAAGGAAAGCAACGAATATAGTACGATCAAGTTGTCCTCATTTTATTGTAGAAGGTCCTATTCAATACGATGCAGCAATAGATAATGTAGTATCACAATTGAAATGTCCGAATTCTGTTATTAATGGAGAAGCAACAGTTTTTATATTCCCAGATCTTAATTCTGGAAATATTGCATATAAGGCAGTGCAACGATCAACAAATATTATTTCGATTGGTCCAATATTACAAGGAATAAGAAAGCCAGTTAATGATTTGTCTCGAGGAGCTTCAGTGCAAGATATAGTGTATACTATTGCTGTAACTTCTGTACAATCTAAATAA
- the yfaE gene encoding class I ribonucleotide reductase maintenance protein YfaE — MSYSKIKIYNNNRIIYYKFKKTPLRVILQTNNINIEYQCTQGYCGTCRIKLIKGTIYYKNKNVPLASQNPGDIFPCCCIAQGNIEIKI; from the coding sequence ATGTCTTATTCAAAAATTAAAATTTATAATAATAATCGCATTATTTATTATAAATTTAAAAAAACCCCATTACGTGTTATTCTTCAAACGAACAATATAAATATAGAATATCAATGTACACAAGGATATTGCGGAACCTGTAGAATTAAATTAATCAAAGGAACAATATACTATAAAAATAAAAATGTTCCTCTAGCTTCTCAAAACCCAGGAGATATTTTTCCTTGTTGTTGTATAGCTCAAGGCAATATTGAAATAAAAATTTAA
- the nrdB gene encoding class Ia ribonucleoside-diphosphate reductase subunit beta: MTYTTFSKNKNDQLFEPMFFGQSVNISRYDQQKYEIFEKLIEKQLSFFWRPEEVDLSKDLIDFQNLPNHEKHIFISNLKYQTLLDSIQGRSPNVAFLPIVSLPELETWIETWSFSETIHSRSYTHIIRNIINTPSIIFDDIVNNKNIANRARDISKYYDDLIKMTSYWHLLGEGSHIINGKKILVNLHELKKLLYLCLISVNALEAIRFYVSFACSFAFAEREIMEGNAKIIRLIARDEALHLTGTQHIINILRNRNNQEEMSEIFQECYTECYDLFILVSEQEKLWVEYLFQDGSMLGLNKEILSQYIEYITNIRMNAVGFPMPFLITSNPIPWINSWLVSDNVQVAPQETSVSSYLVGQIDSDIKDTEFNSFKL, from the coding sequence ATGACATATACTACTTTTTCTAAAAATAAAAATGACCAATTATTTGAACCAATGTTTTTTGGACAATCTGTTAATATTTCTAGATATGATCAACAAAAGTATGAAATCTTTGAAAAATTAATAGAAAAACAATTATCTTTTTTTTGGAGACCAGAAGAAGTAGATTTATCAAAAGATTTGATTGATTTTCAAAATCTTCCAAATCATGAAAAACATATTTTTATTAGTAATCTGAAATATCAAACTTTACTAGATTCTATTCAAGGAAGAAGCCCAAACGTTGCTTTTCTACCTATTGTTTCTCTTCCCGAATTAGAAACATGGATAGAAACTTGGTCTTTTTCAGAAACAATTCATTCTAGATCATATACACATATAATAAGAAATATAATAAATACTCCATCTATAATATTTGATGATATAGTTAATAATAAAAATATAGCAAATAGAGCTCGAGATATTTCAAAATATTACGATGATCTTATTAAAATGACTAGTTATTGGCACCTATTAGGAGAAGGATCTCATATAATTAATGGGAAAAAAATACTGGTTAACTTACATGAACTTAAAAAATTATTATATTTATGTTTAATAAGCGTAAATGCATTAGAAGCTATTCGATTTTATGTCAGTTTCGCATGTTCTTTTGCATTTGCAGAAAGAGAAATTATGGAAGGAAACGCTAAAATAATTAGATTAATTGCCAGAGATGAAGCTTTACATTTAACTGGAACTCAACATATTATAAACATATTAAGAAATAGAAATAATCAAGAAGAAATGTCCGAAATTTTTCAAGAATGCTATACTGAATGTTATGATCTATTTATTTTAGTTTCAGAACAAGAAAAATTATGGGTAGAATATTTATTTCAAGATGGATCAATGTTAGGACTAAATAAAGAAATTCTATCGCAATACATCGAATATATTACTAATATTCGCATGAATGCTGTTGGATTTCCTATGCCATTTTTAATTACTTCTAATCCTATTCCATGGATAAATTCCTGGTTAGTCTCAGATAATGTTCAAGTAGCACCCCAAGAAACTTCTGTTAGTTCTTATTTAGTTGGACAAATCGATTCCGATATTAAAGATACTGAATTTAATTCATTTAAATTATAA
- the nrdA gene encoding class 1a ribonucleoside-diphosphate reductase subunit alpha: protein MNPILLVKKRNGRKELIDFDKIHRVLNWAAQDLENISVSQVALKSRIQFYNNIKTTTIHKTIIKAAADLISENAPDYQYMAARLSIFHLRKKAFGQFNPPSLYKYVKKMVKLGKYDKHLLEDYSKTEYIKINNFIKHYRDMNFSYAAVKQLEGKYLIQNRVTKKIYESAQFLYIMISACLFRTYPKNTKMEYIKKFYDALSTFKISLPTPIMAGLRTPTRQFSSCVLIECADSLNSINATASTIVKYISQRAGIGINAGQIRALGSPIRGGDAFHTGCIPFYKHFQTAVKSCSQGGIRGGAATIFYPIWHLEVESLLVLKNNRGIEENRVRHMDYGIQINKLMYQRVILGQHITLFSPSDVPKLYSSFFSNQKKFEFLYTKYEKDINVRKKKVKAINLFSLMMQERTSTGRIYIQNVDHCNTHSAFNPKLAPIKQSNLCLEITLPTNPLNDIHDINGEIALCTLSAINLGSLKTLSDLSDLSNLIVRALDSVLDYQDYPIEGAKKSALSRRSLGIGVINFAYYLAKNKVKYSDGSANSLTHKTFEAIQYHLLNASCKLAKEKGACAWFNQTTYYQGLLPIDTYKKEVDNICNEPLHLKWNLLRKNIKKYGLRNSTLSALMPSETSSQISNATNGIEPPRGFISIKASKDGMLRQVVPEYKRLKSHYELLWNMPNNIGYLQLASIMQKFIDQSISTNTNYDPKSFSNGKIPMKKLITDLLIAYKLGLKTLYYQNTRDNAKDNQSECLIFNYNDNCDNGACKI from the coding sequence ATGAACCCAATATTACTAGTGAAAAAAAGAAATGGACGAAAAGAACTAATAGATTTTGACAAAATTCATCGAGTATTAAATTGGGCTGCACAAGATCTAGAAAATATTTCTGTATCTCAAGTAGCACTTAAATCTAGAATTCAATTTTATAATAATATAAAAACTACTACTATACATAAAACAATTATAAAAGCTGCAGCAGATTTAATTTCTGAAAATGCACCTGATTATCAATATATGGCTGCTAGATTATCTATATTTCATCTTCGCAAAAAAGCTTTCGGCCAATTCAATCCTCCATCCTTATATAAATATGTAAAAAAAATGGTAAAATTAGGAAAATACGACAAACATTTACTAGAAGATTATTCTAAAACAGAATATATAAAAATAAATAACTTCATTAAACATTACCGTGATATGAATTTTTCTTATGCAGCAGTAAAACAACTAGAAGGAAAATACTTAATACAAAATAGAGTTACGAAAAAAATTTATGAAAGTGCTCAATTTTTATATATAATGATATCAGCTTGTCTATTTCGTACATATCCAAAAAATACAAAAATGGAATATATAAAAAAATTCTATGACGCGCTTTCTACTTTTAAAATTTCTTTACCAACTCCCATCATGGCTGGGCTAAGAACTCCTACACGACAATTTAGTTCTTGTGTTTTAATTGAATGTGCTGATAGCCTAAATTCTATAAATGCTACTGCTAGTACAATTGTAAAGTATATTTCTCAACGTGCAGGTATAGGAATTAATGCAGGACAAATTCGAGCTTTAGGAAGTCCTATTAGAGGAGGAGATGCATTTCATACTGGATGTATTCCATTTTACAAACATTTTCAAACTGCTGTAAAATCATGTTCTCAGGGAGGGATAAGAGGAGGTGCAGCTACAATATTTTACCCTATTTGGCACCTAGAGGTAGAAAGCTTATTAGTTTTAAAAAACAATAGAGGAATCGAAGAAAATCGTGTTCGACACATGGATTATGGCATACAAATTAATAAATTGATGTACCAAAGAGTAATATTAGGACAACACATTACTTTATTTAGTCCATCAGACGTTCCAAAACTATATAGCTCTTTTTTTTCTAATCAAAAAAAATTTGAATTTCTATATACTAAATATGAAAAAGACATAAATGTTCGAAAAAAAAAAGTAAAAGCAATTAATTTATTTTCTTTAATGATGCAAGAAAGAACGTCTACTGGAAGAATATACATACAAAATGTTGATCACTGTAATACACATAGTGCATTTAATCCAAAATTAGCACCTATAAAACAATCTAATTTATGCTTAGAAATCACATTACCTACTAATCCTCTTAATGATATTCACGACATTAATGGAGAAATTGCACTTTGTACTTTATCTGCTATTAACTTAGGTTCTTTAAAAACTCTAAGTGATTTATCAGATCTATCTAATTTAATTGTTAGAGCATTAGATTCAGTATTAGATTATCAAGACTATCCAATTGAAGGAGCTAAAAAATCAGCATTGTCAAGGAGATCATTAGGAATAGGAGTTATTAATTTTGCATACTATCTAGCTAAAAACAAAGTAAAATATTCAGACGGAAGCGCGAATTCCTTAACACATAAAACATTCGAAGCAATTCAATATCATTTATTAAATGCATCATGTAAATTAGCAAAAGAAAAAGGAGCATGTGCTTGGTTTAATCAAACAACATATTATCAAGGTCTTCTTCCAATAGACACATACAAAAAAGAAGTTGATAATATTTGCAACGAACCACTGCACTTAAAATGGAACTTATTAAGAAAGAACATCAAAAAATACGGTTTACGAAATTCTACACTATCAGCATTAATGCCTTCTGAAACATCTTCTCAAATTTCTAATGCTACAAATGGTATAGAACCTCCTAGAGGATTTATTAGTATAAAAGCATCAAAAGACGGAATGTTACGTCAAGTGGTTCCAGAATACAAAAGACTGAAATCACATTACGAATTGCTATGGAACATGCCAAATAACATAGGATATTTACAACTTGCTAGTATTATGCAAAAATTTATAGATCAATCTATTTCTACTAATACTAATTATGATCCTAAATCTTTTTCTAACGGGAAAATTCCTATGAAAAAACTAATAACAGATTTATTAATAGCTTACAAATTAGGATTAAAAACATTATACTATCAAAATACAAGGGACAATGCAAAAGACAATCAGAGTGAGTGTTTAATATTTAATTATAACGATAATTGCGATAATGGAGCATGTAAAATATAA